The following proteins are co-located in the uncultured Tolumonas sp. genome:
- a CDS encoding TetR/AcrR family transcriptional regulator translates to MTTEHKDVRQHILDTGKMVIVGKGFSAVGLAEILNAAKVPKGSFYHYFKSKEVFGEALLEDYFAGYNQRLQSLFSDKSMPAAARLMTYWSRWQDAQESDDLTGKCLVVKLSAEVADLSELMRNALKQGTEKLIAQLTACITEGIQDASLSASLIPEQTALALYELWLGATLLTKLRRDSSALDQAMLTTCKLLELPVSNTSNQ, encoded by the coding sequence GTCCGCCAACATATTCTTGATACCGGAAAGATGGTCATCGTCGGTAAAGGTTTTTCAGCCGTTGGTTTGGCTGAGATCCTCAATGCAGCAAAAGTACCGAAAGGTTCCTTTTACCATTACTTCAAATCAAAAGAAGTGTTTGGTGAAGCATTGCTGGAAGATTACTTCGCTGGTTATAACCAACGTCTGCAAAGCTTGTTCTCTGATAAAAGTATGCCGGCTGCCGCGCGGTTGATGACCTATTGGTCGCGCTGGCAAGATGCGCAGGAAAGTGATGATCTGACCGGCAAATGTTTGGTGGTTAAACTGAGTGCTGAGGTGGCCGATCTCTCGGAACTGATGCGCAATGCGTTGAAGCAAGGCACTGAAAAATTGATTGCTCAGCTGACTGCTTGTATCACAGAAGGTATTCAGGATGCCTCGTTATCTGCCAGTTTGATACCGGAGCAAACTGCGCTGGCTCTCTATGAATTATGGCTGGGCGCAACGCTGCTGACGAAATTGCGTCGTGATAGCAGTGCGTTGGATCAAGCGATGTTGACTACCTGCAAACTG